A single region of the Tigriopus californicus strain San Diego chromosome 8, Tcal_SD_v2.1, whole genome shotgun sequence genome encodes:
- the LOC131885673 gene encoding esterase FE4-like: MRTFMLACFAVLAAAEDVTVKIKQGGVKGNRQDHDHGQYYYAFKGIRYAQPPTEKLRFQAPVEVENWTGDFDATDDGNICPQYDISHSRAVGDEDCLNLNVYTPKLDNKKRAVIVYLHGGAFIMGGGASYFFGPNYLLENDVVLVTLNYRLGPLGFLATEDKAAGGNFGIMDQILALKWVKANIEKFGGDASKVTLLGEDSGAASATILAMSPMAEGLFHGVIALSGNALCDQYMQTKPQEAAADLATRLECSSEKGSDIVDCLRRQTQQDIILKSNDMYMFFSFPRWFVPNVDGVVLADTPENLLSQGRFAKVPFIIGQTKDEGAFFYRLTLNSFNNGVYDDNFIDHKLPRILPVLSNFDSKLYPITRQVRKKYFVNVDMENEDEFRPKYVEFLTDLMYTRCTDKFAKILANHSVPTYEYSFDYRGQYSIVNLQGEQVDMGVAHGDDLQYIFADIWGEELTMSSADKKFVKNVFTPMLTNFAKTSVPTPQITDMINVAWAPLAPNKNKVYHIGSKLSVDENWKKDALKFWSEDIPNIFNKKSKKAEKKAAKEEL, translated from the exons ATGAGGACTTTTATGTTGGCTTGTTTCGCCGTTTTGGCCGCAGCAGAAGATGTGACGGTCAAAATCAAGCAAGGCGGAGTCAAAGGAAACCGACAAGACCACGATCACGGCCAATACTATTACGCCTTCAAAGGTATCCGATATGCCCAACCACCGACAGAAAAACTCCGATTCCAG GCTCCCGTAGAGGTCGAGAACTGGACCGGAGACTTTGACGCCACTGATGATGGTAACATTTGCCCTCAATATGACATCTCACATAGCAGAGCCGTGGGTGACGAGGACTGTCTTAACCTCAACGTGTACACGCCCAAGTTGGACAACAAGAAGCGAGCTGTGATCGTGTACCTCCATGGCGGAGCATTTATCATGGGAGGCGGTGCCTCTTACTTTTTTGGCCCCAACTATCTCTTGGAAAACGATGTGGTCTTGGTCACTTTGAATTACCGCCTGGGACCTCTGGGATTTTTGGCCACCGAAGATAAGGCTGCCGGTGGCAACTTTGGTATCATGGATCAAATTTTGGCTCTTAAGTGGGTCAAGGCTAATATTGAGAAATTCGGAGGGGATGCCAGCAAAGTGACTTTGTTGGGAGAGGATTCTGGTGCCGCTTCTGCCACTATCTTGGCCATGAGTCCAATGGCCGAAGGTCTTTTCCATGGCGTTATTGCCTTGTCCGGAAACGCTCTTTGTGATCAATATATGCAAACTAAACCCCAGGAAGCTGCCGCAGACCTCGCCACTCGTTTGGAGTGCTCCTCGGAAAAGGGATCTGATATCGTTGACTGCTTGAGACGCCAGACTCAACAAGACATCATCCTGAAGTCCAATGACATGTACATGTTCTTCTCCTTCCCAAGATGGTTTGTTCCCAATGTGGACGGAGTGGTCTTGGCCGATACCCCTGAGAACCTCTTGTCTCAAGGCCGATTTGCCAAGGTTCCCTTCATTATTGGTCAAACTAAAGACGAGGGGGCCTTCTTCTACCGACTCACTCTGAACTCCTTCAACAACGGCGTGTATGACGACAACTTCATTGACCACAAGCTTCCCCGAATCCTGCCCGTCCTCTCCAATTTTGATTCCAAACTCTACCCTATTACTCGCCAAGTTCGTAAGAAGTATTTCGTGAACGTGGACATGGAGAACGAGGACGAGTTCCGACCTAAATACGTGGAATTCCTTACCGATTTGATGTACACTCGTTGTACCGACAAGTTCGCCAAGATCTTGGCCAACCATTCCGTTCCTACTTACGAGTACTCCTTTGATTACCGTGGCCAATACTCGATCGTTAACCTTCAGGGCGAACAAGTGGACATGGGCGTGGCTCATGGCGATGACTTGCAATACATTTTCGCCGACATCTGGGGTGAAGAGTTGACCATGTCCAGCGCTGACAAGAAGTTCGTCAAGAACGTGTTCACTCCCATGCTCACAAACTTTGCTAAGACAAG tgTGCCCACTCCTCAAATTACTGATATGATCAACGTGGCTTGGGCTCCATTGGCTCCCAACAAGAACAAGGTTTATCACATCGGTTCCAAGCTCTCAGTGGATGAGAACTGGAAGAAAGACGCTCTTAA GTTTTGGTCAGAGGATattccaaatattttcaataagaAATCAAAGAAGGCTGAGAAAAAAGCTGCCAAGGAAGAGCTTTAA